The genome window CGGAGCAGGTATCCGACAACGATGTCCTGTCTTTCCATGGCGTGAGCTATCCTCGCGTCGATTTAGCCGGGCGTTTCGGTCTTCGTAGAAAAGTGTCCGGTGCCGAGGCGCGAGTAATTCTCTGCTCCGAGGGTGACCGCTATTGTGCCTTTAAGGTCGACCAAGTGATCGGTCTGGTCGAAGTCGGACGTCCCAGCATGCTGCCGTTGCCGGCGCAGTTCCGGGGCGAAGAGCGCCGATGGTTCGGCGGCCTGTTCTTGTTCCACGAAACGGCGTCTCTAGTCCTGAATCCCAGGTGGATTCTGGAGGAAAGTCTTCAGGCGTCTACCGAGAATCAGCCTGATGCAGCGTTGACTTCTCCGAGCGCAGCTCCGAGCCTCCTCGGTATGCGTCTGCCGGTCTGACACATGGCGGGATAAAGGCGGGTGTGGCATGTTAAGGAGCACGCGTCAGGAGTCCGACGTCAAGCGGTCAAGATTGTGCGGTTTGGTGGTGTTTTCGGTCGGAGGGCAACGCTTGGCAGCCAGGGCGGAAGAAGTGGGCGGAGTGTCGCATTGGCCTGAGACCATGCCGGTTCCAAGCGAAACTCCTTTTGTGAAGGCCGTGGCTCGGCGTGAGAAAGAAGTCTTGCCGGTGTTTGATTTTGCGGAAAGGCTGAACGTACACGTACAGGGCACGACGCCCCTGTGCCTGGTCGTCAAACACGAGGACGGCCCGATGGTCATTCGCATCGACGAAGAGATTCCCGCTCTGCAGATGGTCGAGCGGTCAGCCGTTCAGCCTTACAGCGGCTCCGATCCAGACATCGTCGCAACGTATGTCGACGGAGCCCAGCGTATCCCAATCTATTCGCTGGCCAGGTTAGGCAAGATGGGCACCGAGAGATCACCCGCATAAGAGTCTGTGCCGAAAGAAAGGGAAAAACTTCATGCCGAAGATTCTGGTAGCAGACGACAGCATCGCGGTGCGAAAAGTGGCCGAGCGCCTCCTGACCGAAGCCGGGCTCGGGGTCATGCTCGCCGCCAACGGAGAGGAGGCTATGGCCGTCTTGTCGAAGGAGCAGCCGGACCTGATCGTTTCCGACGTGATTATGCCGGATAAGAGCGGGTACGAAGTCTGCGCATTCGTCCGCTCGCAGGCGGCTTTGTCTGACACGCCCGTCCTCTTGATTTCGGGCATCGTCAATGACGAGGTGACAAGACAGGCAGAGTCATGCAAGGCAGACGGGGTGCTCAAGAAGCCCTTCCAAGGGACGTCGCTGAAGGACCGGGTTCTCGACCTGCTTTCCAGGCGCCCACAGCGGGATGCCACGCCAACTCCGGCCACGGAGGCCGGCGCTCACACCAATGGCTCGGTTGCGGCGTCTTCCGTTAAGCCGGAGGAACCGCAGAAGGCTCCCGATATTGGTCAGGCACAACTGGAAGCCTTGCGGCAAGCCGCTGCTCGCCTGGGAGAAGCAGAGGTAGCCCTGCGGGCCGAACGCGAACGAACGGCCCAACTCGCCCAACGGATCGCGGAATTGGAACGGGAATCGGCGC of Nitrospirota bacterium contains these proteins:
- a CDS encoding chemotaxis protein CheW; translated protein: MLRSTRQESDVKRSRLCGLVVFSVGGQRLAARAEEVGGVSHWPETMPVPSETPFVKAVARREKEVLPVFDFAERLNVHVQGTTPLCLVVKHEDGPMVIRIDEEIPALQMVERSAVQPYSGSDPDIVATYVDGAQRIPIYSLARLGKMGTERSPA
- a CDS encoding chemotaxis protein CheW; its protein translation is MSLRGHKTVATPVCTSVRLLVADCGNTYLAIPADVVRGILKPEQVSDNDVLSFHGVSYPRVDLAGRFGLRRKVSGAEARVILCSEGDRYCAFKVDQVIGLVEVGRPSMLPLPAQFRGEERRWFGGLFLFHETASLVLNPRWILEESLQASTENQPDAALTSPSAAPSLLGMRLPV
- a CDS encoding response regulator — encoded protein: MPKILVADDSIAVRKVAERLLTEAGLGVMLAANGEEAMAVLSKEQPDLIVSDVIMPDKSGYEVCAFVRSQAALSDTPVLLISGIVNDEVTRQAESCKADGVLKKPFQGTSLKDRVLDLLSRRPQRDATPTPATEAGAHTNGSVAASSVKPEEPQKAPDIGQAQLEALRQAAARLGEAEVALRAERERTAQLAQRIAELERESARTKELEAQLAAEQERSAILEKRATDAELVAGRVQELEAALSAERDAAAQLVQQFNELEPAARRAGELEASLAAEQRQAAELSQRLADAQRQIQRMGELDAALATERERVAQLSRRVVEAESAAGRVKELEALLATERERVEQATKRASDSELAAQQANKRLEDMARKLAEIAGLASQLGNGKNKL